The sequence GGGCCACAGCCTGGTGGCCGCCGATGGGCTGCTTCCAGACCTGGCGGGTCTTCGCGTAGTCGACGGCCTTGGCCAGGGCGTGGCGGCCCATTCCGATGGCGAAGGCGGCCGTCATGATCCGCTCGGGGTTGAGGCCGGCGAACAGCTGGAGGAGGCCCGCGTCCTCGTCTCCGACGAGCGCGGACGACGGCAGCCGTACCTCGTCGAGGGTGAGCTCGAACTGCTTCTCGGCGGCGGCCAGTTCCATGTCGATGACCGTGCGGCCGAAGCCGGGGGCGTCGCGCGGCACGATGAACAGGCAGGGCTTGAGGCTGCCGGTGCGGGCGTCTTCGGTGCGGCCGACGATGAGGGTGGCGTCGGCGATGTCGACGCCGGAGATGAAGACCTTGCGGCCGGTGAGGATCCAGTCGTCGCCGTCGCGGCGGGCCGTGGTGGTGATGCGGTGGGAGTTGGATCCGGCGTCGGGTTCGGTGATGCCGAAGGCCATGGTGCGGCTGCCGTCGGCGAGGCCGGGCAGCCAGGCCTGCTTCTGGTCGTCCGTGCCGAAGCGGGCGATGACCGTGCCGCAGATGGCGGGCGAGACGACCATCATGAGGAGGGGGCAGCCGGCGGCTCCGAGTTCTTCCAGGACGATGGAGAGTTCGGCGATGCCGCCGCCTCCGCCGCCGTACTCATCGGGGAGGTTGACCCCGAGGTAGCCGAGCTTCGCGGCGTCGGCCCACAGTTCGTCGGGGTGGCCGCCCTCGCGGGCGACGCGCGCGAGGTACTCGCGGCCGTAGCGCTGTCCGAGGGCGGCGACGGCGGTGCGCAGGGCCTTGTGTTCGGTGGACTCGATGGTGGGGCTCATGACTGCGGTTCCTCCTGGACTACGGCGAGCAGGGCGCCGAACTCGACCTGTTGGCCGGTGGCGACGTGGAGCGCGGTGAGCGTGCCGGAGGCGGGA comes from Streptomyces virginiae and encodes:
- a CDS encoding acyl-CoA dehydrogenase family protein; translation: MSPTIESTEHKALRTAVAALGQRYGREYLARVAREGGHPDELWADAAKLGYLGVNLPDEYGGGGGGIAELSIVLEELGAAGCPLLMMVVSPAICGTVIARFGTDDQKQAWLPGLADGSRTMAFGITEPDAGSNSHRITTTARRDGDDWILTGRKVFISGVDIADATLIVGRTEDARTGSLKPCLFIVPRDAPGFGRTVIDMELAAAEKQFELTLDEVRLPSSALVGDEDAGLLQLFAGLNPERIMTAAFAIGMGRHALAKAVDYAKTRQVWKQPIGGHQAVAHPLAQAHIELELARLMMQKAARLYDEGDDMGAGEAANMAKYAAGEACVRAVDQAVHTLGGNGLTREYGLASLITASRVARIAPVSREMILNFISHQTLGLPKSY